Within the Pseudarthrobacter sp. W1I19 genome, the region ATTTCGGTTCACGGGCGCACGAGGTTGAGGGCGGGGCTGCGATGTTCGCCCAAGCCCGGTTCGCGGCGAAATCCAAGAAGTGCAGCTAGCCCAAGCGGGTGTTTTTCAGGGTTTTGATCCGATGCCGGGCTCGGTGACTGGAGTTCAGGAACAGGCTGCGCCAGCGCGGAGCTTTGGAGTCAAAAGCGCGGTGATGCCGTGCCGGTCGGTATGGAGCAGGGTCGGCTGGGCTCTTGGGTGGAGCAAGCGGGAAGCGGCACGTTCCACTACCCAAACACCAACTGCAAGAAACTGCAGACGCTACAGGGGTGGATGGATGCAGACGGTGCTCCGGGGGCAACATCCCTTTGACTCGGTGAATCAGCTATTCGATCTCGCGCGGATACAGTGATAGTCCACCCCTGTAGTCCCTGCCGTTCACGGCCTCCTCTCAACAATCAGCGAGAACGCGTCGCCGAGGGAGCCTCACCAAAGCGATCCCGGTAGTATTTGGCGAACTTCCCCAAGTGGTTGAATCCCGACCGCATTGCGACTTCGCTGACAGGCATTCTGCTTGTTAACAAGAGGGTACGTGCCCGGTCCAAGCGTGCGTTTCGGAGATATACCAAGGGGGAAACACCGAGATGGCTGTTGAAGCTGTATTGCAGTTGGCGGGCGCTAACGCCTGCAATCACTGAGAGGTCCCCCAAAGTGTAAGGGCTGGCAGGATCTTCCTCGATGGCATCCACGACCTTGCGGACGGTCCGCGGCCGCAAAGCGCCACCGCTTTCATTCAGCAGCTCGGCGTAGGAGTGATGCTGCGCGAGGAGCAACCCGCTTATCAGCGTCCGTTCGAGGTTTTCAACGTGGTATGCCGCGGCTGGTGATGTGTCCATGTCATTGACGTAGCCGACCATCAACTTCATCGCTTCCAACCATCTGCCGCCTTCCGGGGTGCTGAGGTCAAACGGAAGGTCGAAATCGACGCCCCTGTGCAGGGACCTTCCGAGCAGGGCCTCCATCTCACGTTCGACAGCCACGCGGTCGATTTTCCAGCACCACTG harbors:
- a CDS encoding AraC family transcriptional regulator — encoded protein: MLFPSDDELLAGQEVSRSTDFDEFSHALNSHFYPARVQLREPSVSDMQPRLSVAHLRLSTVGLVHFTGRVSVDPGDLGAYHVNVPLHGRVVSYCGHEEVIATPLRAAVFTPGRRTFLPDWDEQSPQWCWKIDRVAVEREMEALLGRSLHRGVDFDLPFDLSTPEGGRWLEAMKLMVGYVNDMDTSPAAAYHVENLERTLISGLLLAQHHSYAELLNESGGALRPRTVRKVVDAIEEDPASPYTLGDLSVIAGVSARQLQYSFNSHLGVSPLVYLRNARLDRARTLLLTSRMPVSEVAMRSGFNHLGKFAKYYRDRFGEAPSATRSR